In Hypomesus transpacificus isolate Combined female chromosome 25, fHypTra1, whole genome shotgun sequence, one DNA window encodes the following:
- the sst5 gene encoding somatostatin-1: MLRSQLQVLLVALSSSVLLARVSSTPHRHIRTELLRPDTTQENEDLTRLLLLKLMADPVTVGENEVLTSIEEELGLREEVTRRQLPLSQRERKAGCRNFFWKTFTSC, from the exons ATGCTGCGCTCCCAGCTGCAGGTGCTTCTTGTGGCTCTGTCCTCGTCTGTGTTGCTGGCGAGGGTCAGCAgcactccacacagacacattcggACTGAACTGCTAAGGCCAGACACAACCCAGGAGAACGAG GATCTCACCCGCCTGCTCCTGCTGAAGCTCATGGCTGACCCTGTGACCGTGGGGGAGAATGAGGTACTAACCAGCATCGAGGAGGAGTTAGGACTCAGGGAGGAGGTGACGAGGCGCCAGCTACCTTTATCCCAGCGAGAACGCAAGGCAGGCTGCCGGAACTTCTTTTGGAAGACTTTCACTTCATGTTAA
- the LOC124487019 gene encoding zinc finger protein 382-like: protein MKPQLKTESRKEKFKSTEKSEVSLSFQDELAATIHGAFEVALEIAILEVTKLVGQALGDVRDQMHETLRENKSLKLRLQTAEEQLDTVRGSLDNGDGQPMQQFTLTVSKSAKRSQSPANINSGIQSPNDNDLKIQASLEVTVDETYDNLVAEKEISSEDHNGYFSEICVDGRVCSQDLHPTLNRDSGSQKDAFQGAKEETSSLCIQDQPRTGSTKDKGQDTAFVDIYDPSATDNVIQNHKVELVRVKVENKEAENSSSLLGSSSCHFDSVREAHFCPDSLSLVQSKMLEEWRPDALDMRSSDPQSPGTSHTLSHPPIAQQDAAELRDPTAGTLPAFSTQFPSLFQPEEPTGIPAPPQLYGVQPRTSPTSTSTQLPPNVHVCKTCGQVFQQPSELRRHYSQCQQRPHQQRSKPPQPSSSMRSRRKLQLYPPGRSPFHCTVCARDFNRMENLKTHLRIHTGERPYTCSVCAMPFRHSGALTRHFRIHTGEKPYVCSQCGKRFRNCGGLRFHQRSHGGGGGGGE from the exons ATGAAGCCACAACTAAAAACTGAAAGCCGTAAGGAGAAATTCAAATCGACTGAAAAGAGTGAAGTGTCGTTATCTTTCCAGGATGAGCTTGCTGCGACAATACACGGTGCATTTGAGGTGGCTTTGGAAATTGCCATTTTGGAAGTTACTAAACTAGTTGGCCAAGCACTTGGCGATGTCCGTGACCAAATGCACGAAACATTGCGGGAGAATAAGTCACTCAAACTTAGGTTACAAACTGCCGAGGAACAGCTTGATACTGTGCGAGGTTCTTTGGACAACGGAGATGGTCAGCCGATGCAGCAGTTCACGTTGACAGTTAGCAAGTCTGCTAAAAGATCACAGAGCCCAGCTAATATCAACAGTGGAATACAGTCTCCCAATGATAATGACCTAAAGATACAAGCCTCTCTTGAAGTTACGGTGGACGAAACCTACGATAATTTAGTTGCGGAAAAGGAGATTAGTAGTGAAGATCACAATGGGTATTTCAGTGAAATTTGTGTGGATGGCCGAGTGTGTTCTCAGGACCTTCATCCTACTTTGAACAGAGATTCAGGCTCACAAAAGGACGCCTTTCAAG GTGCCAAGGAAGAGACCTCCAGTTTGTGTATACAGGACCAGCCCAGGACAGGAAGCACCAAAGATAAGGGACAAGACACAGCTTTTGTAGACATTTATGACCCCTCTGCAACTGATAATGTGATTCAGAACCATAAGGTGGAGCTGGTTAGGGTCAAGGTAGAAAACAAGGAAGCTGAGAACAGTTCCAGTTTATTAGGTTCTTCTAGCTGCCATTTTGACTCAGTAAGGGAAGCACACTTTTGCCCAGATAGCTTGTCTCTGGTTCAGTCCAAAATGCTGGAGGAGTGGAGACCCGATGCATTGGACATGCGGAGCTCTGACCCACAGAGTCCTGGAACCAGTCATACTCTTT CTCACCCTCCTATCGCCCAACAAGATGCTGCAGAACTGAGAGACCCCACAGCCGGCACCCTTCCAGCCTTCTCCACCCAGTTCCCCAGCCTCTTCCAGCCCGAGGAGCCCACTGGCATCCCAGCCCCACCACAGCTGTACGGGGTCCAGCCCAGGACCAGCcccacatccacctccacccagctcCCCCCCAACGTCCACGTGTGCAAGACCTGCGGCCAGGTGTTCCAGCAGCCCAGCGAGCTTCGCCGGCACTACAGCCAGTGTCAACAGCGGCCGCACCAGCAGCGCTCCAAGCCgccccagcccagctcctccaTGCGCTCCCGCCGCAAGCTCCAGCTCTACCCCCCCGGGCGCAGCCCCTTCCACTGCACCGTGTGCGCCCGGGACTTCAACCGCATGGAGAACCTGAAGACCCACCTGCGCATCCACACGGGAGAGAGGCCTTACACCTGCTCGGTGTGCGCCATGCCTTTCCGCCACTCGGGGGCGCTCACCAGGCACTTCCGCATCCACACCGGGGAGAAGCCGTATGTGTGCAGCCAGTGTGGGAAGAGGTTCCGGAACTGTGGGGGGCTGAGGTTCCACCAGCGATCTCACGGTGGCGGTGGCGGTGGCGGCGAATGA
- the LOC124486905 gene encoding protein C-ets-1-like, with amino-acid sequence MDPLEVPPLTPTSKEVLTQAVKATFAGFSLERTTMHFPQDPNLWSEWEVSHWLDWCQAEFGLQCLGPDLRGMPGSELCALDREAFLGLISDCTAGEILWEHLDTMRRECEYEYGSPLTLYTLPSHCQSQINRDSYSEPTGKQDHHPHFSYDPSDPCPLAHMEPASMQNQGGFLLTHGGPHRHLSPVTLLREIDCDSRVEAFHYEEADITGSLAWTSPIQDLEQGVGDCMSEDPFSLPHQHRSFKEFVGDRTDLGQAVVPAAILAGYTGSGPIQLWQFLLELLTDRSCQSFISWTGDGWEFKLTDPDEVAQQWGRRKNKPKMNYEKLSRGLRYYYDKNIIHKTSGKRYVYRFVCNLEGLLGYEPRELHAMLDITANNDQD; translated from the exons ATGGACCCCCTGGAggtccctcccctcacccccaccagtAAGGAGGTCCTGACCCAGGCCGTCAAGGCCACCTTTGCCGGCTTCTCCCTGGAAAGGACCACCATGCACTTCCCTCAAG ATCCTAACTTGTGGTCAGAATGGGAGGTGAGCCACTGGCTGGACTGGTGCCAGGCTGAGTTCGGCCTGCAATGCCTGGGCCCAGATTTGAGAGGCATGCCTGGGAGCGAGCTCTGTGCGCTGGATAGAGAGGCCTTCCTAGGTCTGATCTCCGACTGCACAGCCGGGGAGATCCTATGGGAGCACCTGGACACCATGAGAAGAG AGTGTGAATATGAATATGGTTCTCCTCTGACTCTCTACACTCTGCCTTCTCACTGCCAGTCTCAGATAAACAGAG ACAGCTACTCAGAGCCCACCGGCAAACAGGACCACCACCCTCACTTTTCCTACGATCCCTCGGACCCCTGTCCCCTCGCCCACATGGAGCCAGCGAGCATGCAGAACCAGGGTGGCTTCCTCCTCACACATGGGGGACCCCACCGCCACCTGTCCCCTGTCACGCTTCTCAGAGAGATTG ATTGTGATTCAAGGGTTGAGGCCTTTCATTACGAGGAGGCTGACATCACTGGCTCCCTGGCCTGGACCAGTCCAATCCAGGATTTAGAGCAGGGGGTGGGAGACTGCATGTCTGAGGACCCCTTTTCCTTGCCACACCAACACAGGAGCTTCAAAGAGTTTGTGGGGGACAGGACCGATCTGGGTCAAGCTGTTGTACCAGCCGCCATTTTGGCCGGCTACACAG GAAGTGGCCCCATTCAGCTGTGGCAGTTCCTATTGGAGCTTTTGACCGACCGCAGCTGTCAATCATTTATCAGCTGGACAGGAGATGGATGGGAGTTTAAACTGACAGACCCTGATGAG GTTGCACAGCAGTGGGGAAGAAGGAAGAACAAACCTAAGATGAACTACGAGAAGCTAAGCCGTGGCCTGCGCTACTACTATGACAAAAACATTATCCATAAGACCTCAGGTAAACGCTACGTTTACCGTTTTGTCTGCAATCTGGAAGGCCTCCTGGGCTATGAACCCAGGGAGCTACACGCCATGTTGGATATCACTGCAAACAATGACCAGGACTGA
- the zgc:112271 gene encoding bolA-like protein 2 has protein sequence MAITSDHIRDKLIKEIGAVHVDVEDTSPNRCAASFKVLIVSPQFEGKPLLQRHRLVNTCLAEELKEIHAFEQKTLTPEQWEKQKAP, from the exons ATGGCTATAACTTCAGATCACATTCGTGATAAGCTAATCAAGGAGATCGGTGCTGTGCATGTG GACGTTGAGGACACTTCCCCCAATAGATGTGCGGCCAGCTTTAAAGTCCTTATAGTTTCTCCTCAATTTGAAGGTAAACCTCTGTTGCAGAGACACAG GTTGGTGAATACATGTCTGGCTGAAGAGCTAAAAGAGATCCACGCCTTCGAGCAGAAGACACTGACACCAGAACAATGGGAGAAACAGAAAGCACCGTGA
- the slx1b gene encoding structure-specific endonuclease subunit SLX1 — MVVEVESFFGVYMLYCTNPKFKGRIYIGFTVNPERRIGQHNAGRHRGGAKKTSGRGPWEMVLIIHGFPSDIAALRFEWAWQHPHFSRRLSHVSRRSRKESSLQFHWRVVSNMLRVAPWCRLPLTARWLKQEYRMDFEPGLQPPLHIPVAFGSVRAKKSQQQQAHQPAEEEAGRCLLCRSCVKSADKLSCFNPTCRTTYHLICLAKHFLKSEPTHMLPVEGECPGCHHSILWGNLIRHKIGCYGDLEEIPLSSSQSHWADGLQVCNELNPVPLH; from the exons ATGGTAGTGGAGGTGGAAAGCTTTTTTGGGGTGTACATGCTGTATTGCACAAACCCCAAATTCAAGGGTCGCATCTACATTGGGTTTACTGTAAACCCAGAGCGACGAATAGGACAACATAATGCTGGGAGGCACCGTGGAGGAGCAAAGAAGACCAGCGGAAGGGGACCATG GGAGATGGTTCTCATCATACACGGCTTCCCATCGGACATAGCAGCGTTAAGG TTTGAGTGGGCATGGCAACACCCCCACTTCTCTCgccgcctctcccatgtttcTCGGCGGTCCAGGAAGGAGTCCAGCCTGCAGTTCCACTGGCGTGTTGTCTCCAACATGCTCCGGGTGGCCCCGTGGTGCCGCCTTCCCCTGACCGCCCGCTGGCTCAAACAGGAGTACAGGATGGACTTCGAACCGGGCCTCCAGCCACCCCTACACATCCCAGTGGCCTTCGGTAGTGTGCGGGCTAAGAAAAGCCAACAGCAGCAAGCCCATCAACctgcggaggaggaggcaggaagaTGCCTGCTGTGTCGAAGCTGTGTCAAG TCTGCAGATAAGCTGAGCTGCTTCAACCCGACGTGTCGGACAACTTATCACCTGATTTGTCTCGCCAAGCATTTCCTGAAGTCGGAGCCCACTCACATGCTTCCTGTTGAAGGGGAATGTCCAGGTTGCCATCATTCCATACTATGGGGAAACTTGATTCGGCACAAGATTGGTTGCTATGGAGACCTAGAGGAGATCCCTTTATCCTCATCCCAG AGCCACTGGGCAGATGGACTGCAGGTCTGCAATGAGCTGAACCCAGTTCCTTTGCACTGA
- the LOC124487125 gene encoding uncharacterized protein LOC124487125 isoform X1 — MEDKGVCEESETSQPQNITPAAGQGPLVSVTFQTDPHRKLKYLESEPKALGVTQITFSVLKIFTCAVFYVFGLYLSLELIVIYLIGSVLGVVAGSLALAAQNLHLPTLKACLGMQVVACVVSILNLLMEGADLGLASNFSETCWMSWNDNSTGVEHDNCMMLSTTHAHYTAENLLIQAVSVAISVTLAAYCCKVINCCSPTSRMPVITVQAPSTLR; from the exons ATGGAAG ACAAAGGTGTTTGCGAGGAGTCCGAGACCAGTCAACCCCAGAACATCACTCCTGCAGCCGGGCAGGGTCCCCTGGTTTCAGTCACGTTTCAGACGGACCCACATCGAAAACTGAAATACTTGGAGTCAGAACCTAAAGCATTAGGG GTGACCCAAATTACTTTCAGTGTGTTAAAGATCTTCACTTGCGCAGTATTCTATGTCTTTGGATTGTATCTCTCGCTTGAGCTGATCGTCATTTATCTGATTGGATCTGTGTTG GGGGTGGTCGCTGGTTCTCTGGCCTTGGCGGCTCAGAATCTCCATCTTCCCACT CTGAAGGCCTGTTTGGGGATGCAGGTGGTGGCCTGTGTGGTCTCTATATTGAATTTGCTCATGGAAGGAGCTGACTTAGGGCTGGCGTCCAACTTCAGTGAAACTTGCTGGATGTCATGGAATGACAACAGTACAGGAGTCGAACATGATAACTGCATGATGCTGTCA ACGACACACGCACATTATACTGCTGAGAATCTCCTGATCCAGGCTGTCTCTGTGGCCATCTCTGTCACCCTGGCTGCCTACTGCTGCAAGGTTATCAACTGCTGCTCACCCACATCCAGGATG cCTGTGATCACGGTCCAAGCCCCTTCCACTCTGCGATGA
- the LOC124487125 gene encoding uncharacterized protein LOC124487125 isoform X2 has protein sequence MEDKGVCEESETSQPQNITPAAGQGPLVSVTFQTDPHRKLKYLESEPKALGGVVAGSLALAAQNLHLPTLKACLGMQVVACVVSILNLLMEGADLGLASNFSETCWMSWNDNSTGVEHDNCMMLSTTHAHYTAENLLIQAVSVAISVTLAAYCCKVINCCSPTSRMPVITVQAPSTLR, from the exons ATGGAAG ACAAAGGTGTTTGCGAGGAGTCCGAGACCAGTCAACCCCAGAACATCACTCCTGCAGCCGGGCAGGGTCCCCTGGTTTCAGTCACGTTTCAGACGGACCCACATCGAAAACTGAAATACTTGGAGTCAGAACCTAAAGCATTAGGG GGGGTGGTCGCTGGTTCTCTGGCCTTGGCGGCTCAGAATCTCCATCTTCCCACT CTGAAGGCCTGTTTGGGGATGCAGGTGGTGGCCTGTGTGGTCTCTATATTGAATTTGCTCATGGAAGGAGCTGACTTAGGGCTGGCGTCCAACTTCAGTGAAACTTGCTGGATGTCATGGAATGACAACAGTACAGGAGTCGAACATGATAACTGCATGATGCTGTCA ACGACACACGCACATTATACTGCTGAGAATCTCCTGATCCAGGCTGTCTCTGTGGCCATCTCTGTCACCCTGGCTGCCTACTGCTGCAAGGTTATCAACTGCTGCTCACCCACATCCAGGATG cCTGTGATCACGGTCCAAGCCCCTTCCACTCTGCGATGA
- the LOC124487124 gene encoding uncharacterized protein LOC124487124 isoform X1 yields the protein MLIKQKDKGVCEDTETSKPQNITPEAEQGPLVSVTFQTDPHRKLKYLESEPKALGVTQITFSVFKIFAYTHYGFGLPIDLVVIRIIGYVLVMVAGSLALAAQNLHLPTLKACLGMQVVACVVSILNLLVDVIKGLDNRFSHTCWMSLHYNDTGVQHDNCIMLSTAYRHYTVEHFLIQTVSVAISVTLAAYCCKVINCCSPTSRMPVITVQAPPTQQ from the exons ATGCTAATAAAACAAAAAG ACAAAGGTGTTTGCGAGGATACCGAGACCAGTAAACCCCAGAACATCACTCCTGAAGCAGAGCAGGGTCCCCTGGTTTCAGTCACGTTTCAAACGGACCCACACCGAAAACTGAAATACTTGGAGTCAGAACCTAAAGCATTAGGG GTGACCCAAATTACCTTCAGTGTGTTTAAGATCTTCGCATACACACACTATGGATTCGGTTTGCCGATTGACCTTGTGGTCATAAGAATCATTGGATATGTGTTG GTGATGGTTGCTGGTTCTCTGGCCTTGGCGGCTCAGAATCTCCATCTTCCCACT CTGAAGGCCTGTCTGGGGATGCAGGTGGTAGCCTGTGTGGTCTCTATATTGAATTTGCTCGTGGATGTAATTAAAGGGCTGGACAACCGCTTCAGTCACACGTGCTGGATGTCATTGCATTACAATGATACAGGAGTCCAGCATGATAACTGCATAATGTTGTCA ACGGCATATAGACATTATACTGTTGAGCATTTCCTGATCCAGACTGTCTCTGTGGCCATCTCTGTCACCCTGGCTGCCTACTGCTGCAAGGTTATCAACTGCTGCTCACCCACATCCAGGATG CCGGTgatcactgtccaagcccctcCCACACAGCAATAG
- the LOC124487124 gene encoding uncharacterized protein LOC124487124 isoform X2, with translation MEDKGVCEDTETSKPQNITPEAEQGPLVSVTFQTDPHRKLKYLESEPKALGVTQITFSVFKIFAYTHYGFGLPIDLVVIRIIGYVLVMVAGSLALAAQNLHLPTLKACLGMQVVACVVSILNLLVDVIKGLDNRFSHTCWMSLHYNDTGVQHDNCIMLSTAYRHYTVEHFLIQTVSVAISVTLAAYCCKVINCCSPTSRMPVITVQAPPTQQ, from the exons ATGGAAG ACAAAGGTGTTTGCGAGGATACCGAGACCAGTAAACCCCAGAACATCACTCCTGAAGCAGAGCAGGGTCCCCTGGTTTCAGTCACGTTTCAAACGGACCCACACCGAAAACTGAAATACTTGGAGTCAGAACCTAAAGCATTAGGG GTGACCCAAATTACCTTCAGTGTGTTTAAGATCTTCGCATACACACACTATGGATTCGGTTTGCCGATTGACCTTGTGGTCATAAGAATCATTGGATATGTGTTG GTGATGGTTGCTGGTTCTCTGGCCTTGGCGGCTCAGAATCTCCATCTTCCCACT CTGAAGGCCTGTCTGGGGATGCAGGTGGTAGCCTGTGTGGTCTCTATATTGAATTTGCTCGTGGATGTAATTAAAGGGCTGGACAACCGCTTCAGTCACACGTGCTGGATGTCATTGCATTACAATGATACAGGAGTCCAGCATGATAACTGCATAATGTTGTCA ACGGCATATAGACATTATACTGTTGAGCATTTCCTGATCCAGACTGTCTCTGTGGCCATCTCTGTCACCCTGGCTGCCTACTGCTGCAAGGTTATCAACTGCTGCTCACCCACATCCAGGATG CCGGTgatcactgtccaagcccctcCCACACAGCAATAG
- the LOC124487126 gene encoding uncharacterized protein LOC124487126, translated as MEDKGVCEETETSQPQNITPEAEQGPLFSVTFQTDPHRKLKYLESEPKALGVTQITISVYKIFVYALFYVLGLDLPIEQIGYLIGYVSVMVAGCLALAAQNLHLPTLKACLGMQVVACVVSILNLLVDLLFGLDTPFSQTGCWMSLHYNDTGVQHDNCMMLSTALESYSVEHFLIQAVSVAISVTLAAYCCKVINCCSPTSRMPVITVQAPPTQQ; from the exons ATGGAAG ACAAAGGTGTTTGCGAGGAGACGGAGACCAGTCAACCCCAAAACATCACTCCTGAAGCAGAGCAGGGTCCCCTGTTTTCAGTCACGTTTCAGACGGACCCACATCGAAAACTGAAATACTTGGAGTCAGAACCTAAAGCATTAGGG GTGACCCAAATTACCATCAGTGTGTATAAGATCTTCGTTTACGCACTATTCTATGTCCTTGGATTGGATCTCCCGATTGAGCAGATCGGTTATCTGATTGGATATGTGTCG GTGATGGTAGCTGGTTGTCTGGCCTTGGCGGCTCAGAATCTCCATCTTCCCACT CTGAAGGCCTGTCTGGGGATGCAGGTGGTGGCCTGTGTGGTCTCTATATTGAACTTGCTCGTGGACCTACTTTTTGGTCTGGACACCCCCTTCAGTCAAACTGGGTGCTGGATGTCATTGCATTACAACGATACAGGAGTCCAACATGATAACTGCATGATGCTGTCA ACGGCGCTCGAAAGTTATTCTGTTGAGCATTTCCTGATCCAGGCTGTCTCTGTGGCCATATCTGTCACCCTGGCTGCCTACTGCTGCAAGGTTATCAACTGCTGCTCACCCACATCCAGGATG CCTGTgatcactgtccaagcccctcCCACACAGCAATAG